The Opisthocomus hoazin isolate bOpiHoa1 chromosome 2, bOpiHoa1.hap1, whole genome shotgun sequence genomic interval TACTGATACTAGCTGATACTACCCAGGATTATTTTAAAGTAACTTTAGCTCTTGAAAATATAGTTATTAACAACTGAGGTGACTGCTATAACCTGGCCAGGTACTTTAATGACTTCTTTCAAGGGATACTGAAATAAGGACTACCCCAGAGAGATTTGTATAGCAATAACTGAGGTTAAAACTTCAGTACCCAGTCTGGGAGCGAGCCCAGGCCGGACAATTGCCAGACAAGAGTCTGGATGTGGTCACTTCTCTTGGGGACTCAGAGAGTTTCATAGTACCAGAGAGCACTCTTCTGTGCACCTCAATTTCTCTCTCAGTCCGGGGTACATTTGATTTACTGATGTGATGTAGCTATTGCTGCTAATGCCTGCTTCTGAGACTCTAAGGCTTCTGGTCCCTCTACAGGAGTCAAAAGGGGATTCTGGGCTGAGGTCTCCCAGAGAGGCATTAGAAACCCCCTTCAGATATCAATTCCCATCCATCTGGGCCAAGTCTTTCACTTGGCCCACCCTTAACCACCACGGTGAATATTTGGTGCAAGGGTGCTGTGGGGCCAATTTCAAGACATTTGCAGCATCCTCTCAGCCATTTCTGAGTAAGAGGGCAACTTTTAAAAGCATGATATATGTACAGAGACCTGAGTGGACAGCTAAGTTTTGAAATAAGCTGGATGTGGCTTTTGCTGTTTTGCTCTGAGAACACTGATCCTGCCCCTTAAGAAGAGGTTCAAGACAGAGATAACATCTTTATGAACTTCGCTTTTGGGCTGTTTCTCATGAAGGGAATGAATGTGGGAGCATCTCTTTCCCAAACTGCACCTGTGTCATCAGCTGGCCCCGTAGTCACCAGCTGGGGGGAGAGGGATGCACAAGGACTTTCCTAGGCTTGTGCCCTTCAGGGGCCcttcctgctttggggctgggaCTGAGCAGGAGCATGGATGTGTGGAAGGATGGAGCAGGACCTCCCTACAAGCAAGGTCTCATCCTGGTGGCCATTGCCATGCTTCTGCCTGGAGGTGATGGGAGGGCATGAGAGAGGGGCACAGGGGCACCCGTCCTGACCCAAGCACTCTCCTCTATTTCTCCCTTGCAGGCTACGGGCAGAAGATAAGGAAGCACTGCCCCAAGGTGGGGTACTGCTCCAGCAAGTGCAGCAAGGCAGATGTGTGGTCCTTCTCCGCCGACTGCAAGTACTActgctgcctcccacccagcTGGAAGGGGAAATAGGAGCAGAAGAGGAAGcacctggggaagaggaggcaccGTGGTGGCTTTGGGAGCGGCTTCTCAACTGTCTAACCCACTTGTCATCCCCTCCTCTCaacaattaaaaagagaaaaaaaaggagatgtaaCTCTGGTGTGTGTGGAGTGGTAACTTGTGTCCCCATGATCCCACATAAAGCATTACGACAGGTTCTCCAAACCCAGCCCAAAGGCTCATCAGCACCAAAAATCCTGAACAGCCACTGTGACacggctgcagagctgccagtgGTCTTCTGGGGGAGGGATTTGCGAAGAAGGTATGATTTTCCCTCTTGCCTTCTCTACGGCCCTGAACACAGCCCTCTGGAGACAAGAGAGAATCTTTCAGTTCCTTACTGCTTTTTCAGGCTACAGGTTATCTGCAGATGTCTTTAAAAATGTGGGTAGTTCAGCAATGTCTCCTCTAAGCATAAGACAGCCCTCTTTCCATGAAAATTTCAGCAGACCCCCAGAGGTGGGCAACAGAGAAACAAACAGGCCATCACAGACCTGGTGGAATGGATTTTATGTCCCGTTTGTGCCAAAGTCCCGAGACAGCTCAGTCAGTGCTTCTCTCTTATCTGCAGATCAATATTGTACTTAGCGTTTAGTTTCTGCTCTCCCAAGCTCAAACTGGGTGTGCTGGAGCAGAAAAAGCTACGGAGGAGAGCCACGAAGGCGATCAGAGGTGTGTGGAAGCTCTGTAGGAGGAGTAGTCATGCAACTCTGCATACACACAGTGTTTAGAGACTCTCACCACTGGACTGGTGGTCTCACACTTTTACAGCAGTCTAGAGGAGGCAACACAGTTTTTAGGCTTCTCAGCAAGAAATTTAATTCTTCCTAGCACACAGCTATAGGTCTGAAGGTGCAGGTACAGTATGGGTATATGGATGTAAGCAGGGGATGAGagtctgtggtgggttgactctggctggatgccaggtgcccaccaagccgctctgccactctccctcctcaacttGGCAGAGCAGAGAAAATACGACGAAAGGCTCGTGGgccaagataaggacagggagagatcacccaGCAgctactgtcatgggcaaaacagactcaacttggggaaattagtttaatttattgcaaatcaaAGTCAGGGTGGGATAGTGAGAAAACAAATCTTAAACTGACTCCCTCCCAcctccttcttcctgggcttaactttactcccaaattctccacctcctccccccgagtggcacaggggatggggaatgggagttatggtcagttcatcacatgttgtctctgccgctccttcctcctcaggggaggactcctcacactctgccctgctccagagtggggtccctcccatgggagacagttctccacaaactgctccaatgtgagtccttcctacCAGccgcagctcttcatgaactgccccagcctgggtcccccccatggggtgcagtccttcaggaacaggctgctccagcgtgggttctCATGGGGTcaaaagccctgccagcaaacctgctccagcatgtgctcctctctccacgggtcacCAGgtccagccaggagcctgctccagcgtgggcttcccacggggtgacagcctccttcgggcatccccgTGCTCCAACATGGTGTCTCCTTGAACTGCAGAGGgatagcctgcctcaccatggtctgctccatgggctgcagaggaacatctgctctggcacctggagcacctcctccccctccttctgcactgaccgtgggctctgcagagttgtttctctcacatagtctcgcTCCTCTCTCCACCTGCTGTCGTgtagcagttttttccccttcttaaatatgttatcacagaggtgctactacCGTCGCTGATtcgcttggccttggccagcagtaggtccatcttggagccagctggcattcgTTCTTTCGGACAGAGGGGAAGTTTCTGGCATCTCCTCATAGAAGCTGCCCCTGTAGCCTCCTCCACTAACAAAACCCAATACGGAGTCCAACTGTGAAACAGCTTCTGCAAGGAAAAGCTGCTACAACCAGCTCTGCTCTCACTTGTCTGAGGGGGGTTCTATATGACATTACCCATCACCAATGGCCGTTTGCAGGTTTGCTGGGTGGTATTTTTCCAGAAGGAATTTGTTCTGAGCACATGGCAAGCATCACTGAACTATCTAATGGACACAGTGGCTGTTGTTATTTGTAGAAGAGTCAAGGACCCGAAGAGCTGCAGTGATCAGTTTCCCTCGAAAGAGAAGCCAGCTAAAGGGATGCACTGGGAAAATCTGGGGCAGTTTAATCCTTCTTCTGCCTtatcttttcctctgcttctctcctgctttcttaCCTTGCAATGCAATGGACACACTTGGTGCAGAACGACTCCAAATGGAACACAGGGACTGGGATCTGCTCAGCATTTTAGAAGTGTGCTGTCCAAGTTGGGCGGGAAGGACAGAGTGGGAAAGACCCGTTGGTCCAAGTCCTTTCGTGTCTTTGTCCACCTGGCACTCTCTGTGTAAGATTAAAATGGAAATTAGGGAGAACTAAACTGAGGTGTTTACATGGAAGGATTTACAGATATGCTAGTCGTTGATTGAATCGCCTACATGAAGATGTCTAGTGTCATTTAAGGTGCCAGTGAGTGCCTAGGACATCTGTATGTGGCTGGCAGATATGACATGAGAGCTATGGGAGACCATTACCCTCTAGAGACATAGCTGGAGACCAGGTGGGGCATCTCAAATACGCACCTGAGATATCTGAGTCACTGGGAATCATCAGTCCAGTCAATCATGTTGAGAGAGTTCAGAGCATGGTTCAACTCACCCTGGATTAAAACCTCCGGGCCAGCAAACCAAAAGACTCCCGCAGCTCCATGGATTATATTGAGTAGATCTGCATTGACTATCAAAGGA includes:
- the LOC142358871 gene encoding cygnin, producing the protein MRFLYLVFAVFLLVSLATPGYGQKIRKHCPKVGYCSSKCSKADVWSFSADCKYYCCLPPSWKGK